From the Glandiceps talaboti chromosome 10, keGlaTala1.1, whole genome shotgun sequence genome, one window contains:
- the LOC144441063 gene encoding MFS-type efflux pump MSMEG_3705-like, with the protein MMKSASESDMDERGPDLHRRRPTTESENDVGGETSDEDPTETTIMLGTGDKTVHGFCSRSLCYAVYVLILLLIAYLLNQLDRYALAIVTQPMAQDIHYGDQSCLKNNSVPDVECIDFKNEASCDSAISNSSEYPCTWDYNGQGFQYQILAGPIFIVIYTFIGIPLGFAADRTNRKNLLATCLIFWSLMTLLTGFAQEYWHLLILRLGLGIGEAGCTPFATSLIADYFDASQRGSALGVYNWGIYLGFSLSFAVGNFITQANINGQGWRWVFWICGIPGIVHGFLIFLTLREPERKMGVKDLPETRKVNEYTQVSCWQKTKVVAKPFFNPSLLMICFAGSIRNGAGYVWAYNTQPYFNAYYPEINVGNWMSWIPLVSGSIGVVFGGFISDRVVKRSGPVARIWVVIVSLMVAAPFAALTLLLAPPWAFICQIPTYIFGEMWVGVTLAVIVELVPASVRTASVAVYFFIITNIGGSMPLLVPVLDHAINLRIALIILYPGMYVAGALLYLLSLFVIKRDIKKVQERESTDKALLDDSDATGTDPEHKSTLYGTMEDE; encoded by the exons AGAGACAAGTGACGAAGACCCTACGGAGACAACCATCATGTTGGGAACTGGTGACAAGACAGTGCATGGATTCTGCAGTCGGAGTTTATGCTATGCTGTATATGTGTTGATATTGTTACTGATAGCCTACCTGCTGAATCAGCTTGATCGCTATGCCCTGGCTATTGTTACACAACCTATGGCCCAGGATATCCACTATGGTGATCAAAGCTGTCTTAAAAACAACAGTGTTCCTGATGTAGAATGTATTGACTTCAAAAATGAAGCCAG TTGTGACTCGGCCATCTCTAATAGCAGTGAATATCCATGTACCTGGGATTATAATGGACAAGGGTTTCAATACCAGATTTTGGCTGGACCTATCTTTATAgtcatttacacatttattggCATTCCATTGGGTTTTGCAGCTGATAGAACCAATCGCAAAAACTTACTGGCCACATGTTTGATTTTTTGGAGTCTAATGACGTTACTTACTGGATTTGCACAAGAATATTGGCATTTACTTATACTTCGTCTTGGACTTGGTATAGG TGAAGCTGGTTGTACTCCGTTTGCTACCAGTTTAATTGCAGACTACTTTGATGCAAGTCAGAGAGGCAGTGCACTGGGTGTGTATAACTGGGGAATTTATCTTGGCTTCAGTCTGTCTTTTGCTGTAGGTAACTTCATCACTCAAGCTAATATCAATGGACAG GGATGGAGATGGGTTTTCTGGATATGTGGCATTCCAGGAATCGTCCATGGATTCCTGATATTTCTCACGCTAAGAGAACCGGAAAGGAAAATGGGTGTGAAGGATCTTCCTGAGACTCGGAAAGTCAACGAGTATACCCAAGTGTCTTGTTGGCAGAAAACAAAAGTGGTGGCCAAACCGTTCTTCAACCCATCATTGTTAATGATTTGTTTTGCTGGTTCTATTAGAAATGGGG CGGGCTATGTGTGGGCGTACAATACTCAACCCTATTTCAATGCATACTATCCTGAAATCAACGTTGGTAACTGGATGTCATGGATACCATTAGTCAGTGGTAGTATTGGTGTCGTATTTGGTGGATTCATATCTGATAGGGTGGTCAAAAGAAGTGGTCCAGTAGCCAGAATTTGGGTTGTCATTGTAAGCCTG ATGGTAGCTGCCCCCTTTGCTGCCTTGACCCTGTTATTGGCACCTCCATGGGCATTCATATGTCAAATTCCAACATACATCTTTG GTGAGATGTGGGTTGGTGTAACCTTAGCAGTAATTGTAGAACTGGTTCCTGCATCTGTACGGACTGCATCTGTTGCCGTCTATTTCTTCATTATTACTAATATAGGGGGATCAATGCCATTATTAGTACCTGTATTGGATCATGCAATCAATCTCAGAATAGCTCTTATCATTCTGTATCCTGGGATGTATGTAGCAGG agCTCTATTGTACCTGCTGAGTCTGTTCGTCATTAAGAGAGACATAAAGAAAGTTCAAGAAAGAGAATCAACAGATAAAGCCCTTTTAGATGACAGTGATGCCACTGGTACTGATCCAGAACATAAATCAACTCTATATGGAACTATGGAAGATGAGTGA